The genomic segment AAGGGTGTGTGTAGAGGGTCTGTATTGTTGGTTCAGCTATGCCACCTATTATATCGTTGCCTTGAAGATCTGAGATGAATAATCTGGATtttcaaagaaacacacagaaaatatatatatatgtatatacaagATACATTGAGGGAATTATGCTGGAAACAAGACTGTCAACTTTGACTGTAGGAAGAAATACCATCAGAGTTAAACAGGAAATGCAGTGCAGAGAAAGAGGGGGTTTGCCTACATTTTCTCAACAACATGAACCACATCAACCAAACTGTTGCATGGGTGCACATTATCAACTGGAGGAAGGCGGTGACATTACTGACTAACAGGAAATGGGGTTTTTACACTAACTGTGTTATTTATGTAGTATTTAGAATATTAGAGATAATGTCAACAGTGACAGTAAGCCATTACTCTAATTATCTGTGTAATCTCTGTCCTCTACTAAAAGATATGCTCCCTGACTTCTTCATTAGTTAGTTTGATTTTTGTGCTAAATGAACTCAGACTATcaacatgaaaaaagagcacagatttttattttttattttcaatattagtttcttcttcactcacctcttttcactctcatgtttatacaccactccacatttaatcattagtcatTATCAAACTTCCCTGACTGTGTGAGCCTGGTTTTGTGGTTTTgcggtttcttcctgttaaaagggagtttttccttctgatTCTCATGAAGTACTTGCTCTTTACCTTGCAATAAAGTTGCAAGGTAAAGGTGACTGTTGCGGTTTGGCTGTGTATAAACAACAAAATGATAAATGGATGGGTTCTTTTATAGCACTGTTCTTGtttacctgagcactcaaagcactttatacaacatgactcactcacacaagcacttttttctatgcttaagtgctttctatctgaCATTCACACTCTAATGAATGTATCTAAgatgcccaaggatatttggcataccAGAGTGTGGCATGAATGAGACACGGCGGGTCCAGAGAGTGTTGTTTTGAGCCATTTTTATTTGCCCGGGCTGCAGCTCACAAGCTGCCAGCTGCACTTGCAACACACCACAATACCCAATAACCCCTTCTTCCCTGTGTTTTTAACACGGTGGgcgtgattgcggatgccgtgcaggtgcgtctgGATCTGTATACTACCATgcttttaaatcaaacagtcaaGATTGAAGTGGCGACTTCTATGTTGaattcaaggggtttaacaaaaTTATTGTATTAACTGATTAGGGATTACAGTTATTTTTATAGACAATCTCCTTCtcttttcagaggctcaaaattaATTGCACAACTGGCACAGGTTTCATGTACAGGTGAGCTCTGTTCCCCTGATATTTCATTGCAAAATGAAGCAGACCTCACATCTAAAGCAGATTTGAAGTGTTGAATTTATATTTGTACagtttttcactgtaatttaaaATCTGAGTTCTAAAGAGATGTCAGTGTGGGAGGCCATCATTGGGCCtctgaataaattaaaataaaaaagacagcaaaaaaaaagtaagtaaaggacaaaactgaaaaatctgGTACGTTCTTAACAAGAATGACAATGAAGACAACTAAAGTAAAAATTGCAGAATCATTTTCTAGGTTACGATAAACAACTTCACATGAACTAAGTGAATAACACTCTTGAGGATGTAGGCGTATGATTGTTAAAGTCTACAGCTGCCAGTGGAGCCAgggtgtttattgatgatgtaaCTGGTAAGTGTACGGAGCTACACTCTCCCCTCAGAATCAGCCAAATACTGCAAAACGGATTCACTGTGGTccacagtgcaaatggataaaaACCCAACATATACAAAAAAAGTACCCCCAAGAGTTTTTCAATgcaaagaaatgggatattACTCAAGGGCAGGTCAGTCACCTGATTAAGTACAAAACCAAACCCCAAAAGACTCGCAGAGAGCAGCAACTGAAGGCGGCTTGCGTAAAGGCCATGCAGAGCATTTACTGCAGATGACGGATAGTGGAAAGACAAGGATTTAGTGATGTCCATGGCTTCTATACTTCTGTCAGTCATTGactacaaaaaatgttcatccaATAATTAGAGGAATTCCTTATATTTGACATTGTTATTTTGCATCATGATTTGTGAGCCTCTGAAAATTGGATATTAGGAAACAGCTAAACCCTTTGAATTGAACCTGAAAGCCTTCACTTTAACCTCATCTTGAACTTTTCTAGGGGTGGTAAATAAAGGCAAGGACACTTAAAAACATATCTGAGTTTCGAATTTAAAAAGCTGAATTTCTTCTTTACTTGTCTCTGTGGTTTTTTCACACAGTTCTAGTTTCAGCCTTATCTGTTTTTACCTACATATGTTTCCACCAGATGTGTTTCCAGGTCCTTAAAACCACAACGTTTTCAGACAGAATGCGTGAACGTTTCTTTCTTGATAAAAACTGATAAgacataaatgttttaaatgttttgctcCCTCAGCTCAGGGTACACATTCTACTTTAAATATCAGTTTACATGGAAGAAATTTAGCTTCAGCGCTGATTCTGTTTTGAAACCAGAAAAGACTGTGATGTTTGATTTTTGCAAGTGTGTTGAAAATCAAGTCTTATCCCTTTTCTATCTGTTTTGATTAAACTTAGCTAACTTAACCAATAGTTTCTTTCTAAActgtctatgatgattttttgaAAGGAAAAAATTAGGTTAGCAATCCCGAGCCTGTAAATTACAGTTGGAGTCCTGTGTAATTCTCTGTTTGCTTTCATTTCACTTTGTTTAGTTTACATTTGGAAACTGTCTTCTCAATAAAAAAGACAGTATTAGTTATTCTGGTAGGCACTGCAAGACCAAAATGTGGTCAATTTTAGGGGCAAGGGGTCAAGTTGCTGACTGTGACCTAGGAAATGGGAAATAATTAatacctttatttttattatttatgaagGAGCAGGGATGTATGCACCAacaaaacactgttttttttaaccaccaACAACGGTTGTTCTTTTCCCCAAAAATCAAAACCCACATTACTGGAAACACTGAGGAAAATTCCCCAAGCTTCATGAGAGATTAGTCATTTAAAATCaaccctattttttttttctttaatgtaaatgtgggttttttgtgtggGTTTAAACCTAAAGGTATCTATGTTAGCAATAGTAATGCTATTATATAGATGGTTTCAAAAGGTACAAACAAACAATGTGAAACGGTTTAATGTGTCATTAAGAGGTCATGAACAAATGTTTTTGGTTCAGTTGTTACTTAGAAGACTTAGCAACTGTCAAATTATTAAGTGGCTGTGATTATAGAAGTCATTTTTGAATCTATTTACCCCATGGTGTCTGTGATCAGGCGCTAGTGAAATAGGCTTAAAACGGTTTAAGTATCTGAAGTGCTGCGTGTACCAAAACATCCCCtaaatatttttgattaatttctCCTCTGTgtgcagaaaaataaaagactatATTTACCCAGATGACGATTAGAGACAGAACTATTTTGGCCAGGGCCACTGCCGCATAGCCAGCTGTGCTCCACGTGACCGGCAGGTCCAGGACTTGTGTCTGGCAGGGCGGACTGGTCGGAGTTGTCAATGTTGTGTTCAAATAATTCAGTGTTGTCAGTGGAGCTGTGGGCACGCACTCTGTATTTAGAcgacataaaataaaaaatcactaTAGCACAAAGTGATGTTATTTGTATATCAGTTTGAATAGATTTCAAATTACTTCCGAAAAACTGTGATATCAGTTATGCAGAATTTCTGCATTTGGGTTACAAATGTGATTTAATTATAATTAACATTTTCCCATTAGCAAAATATTTGCTTGAATTAATAAAAGAGCCTGGATGGAAAATATGCTCTTTAAATGTCACGGTGGAAATGGAAAAGGTGTGATTTCTGGAGATGCTTTTCTTGCCTTTTGATGTGGCATCATGACAGTTTGCAGAGGCAAAGCGGGGGTTAAATTATGTAAGATTGTTAGATAACTTCCTGAGACTTGTGTGAGCATTACATGATGCACTATATGATGGCTTTGATGCCACTTACACTTACAGGTCTGCTCAGTAGTGTTTTATACTTTGTTAAGCAATGATGACTTTATTGTGTTATAAAATCATTGTCCCATATGAGGACATatctgtatatatattttacagtaTATTTATGTTTATCATATACAGTTTCATTAACACCTCACTGTACATTtatcaataaataaatttaaattagCAAGCATTTGTTCAATATTCACATTTCCTGATAAACCTTTAACATTCTGTATATCCTACAGAGCTTTAACTGCCCTGTACTAAGAAGATGCTTTGCCATAATAAACTCAGTAATCAAAAAGTCTGACTCTGTCTCTCAGGATCAACAAATGTGTCAATGCATTGTCTAGGCTCATATGTAGCTCAGCTCCAATGCGAAAACTCATATTTCTGCCAGCGATATTTAATGAAAGCTTACCATCAACGATCAGGCTGACTTTGTGATTATGGTTTTGACCCCCTACATTTGCGCTGATGACACACTCGTAATCGCCTGAATCGGCAGGTAAAACCTTACGCAGAAGTAGATTCTGCTTCTCCCCAAATGTGACCTCACGAGAAAAGTTGTAGTACATTGGTTCCTCATCCTTTCCCCTCCTGATAATGCCATGTTTATTCCCATTGTTTACCTGTTAAATAACAAACACAAGCAGTTTTGATGTTTACAAAATTTACATCTACAAAATACAATCTACACTTTTAAGCCTGAAGTAAATGACTAACCTTGTACCATGCCACAGAGAGGAAATTGCTCTTTTCAGCAACTGGACACTCAAGTGAGACATCTTCATTGCAGCTTCTTTTGATATCGATTTTACTCTGGCTCGCATAATGCAACAGCAACAGCTGAGATAAACAAACCACGGCGTTCAGAGAGAAGAGAGCTACAGTTTGAATATTTGGAAGCACCTGCAAAAAGTTTTGATGATGCTCTAAAATTCAGATTTAACTCACCTTGATGAGCAATGTCAGCCTGCACATCTTTTACAAGTCAATCAATACTTAAGTTCACTGTAACAAGTGTTTCTCATTTTCCTTGAAAGTGAGTCATAGTTTACCAGTTTCCTGTAAAAGGGGCTTTTTAAGCCGAGCATAATAATGGGAGGTATTTACTGAGTGGAAAAGCATGCCCCCATGtggtgcagtgtgtgtgtatgcagtgTACCACAGTCTTTGCtgccttcctgatttcttattttttgcacatttgtcacACTAACATGTTTTAGAtcataaaacaaaattaatattAGACAGAGATAACCTCagtaaatacagtttttaagtgatgatttcatttattgagGAAAAAAGGCTGTCCAAAAATTTTGCCCTTTATGAAAAAGCATACATGGTTTTTTCCGCTCTCGTTAAATCGTAGATTAGCTGTTTTTTGGaaaagctgagttcagtttcagtAGCCATGTCCAGGCATGATTAATGAGAGAACTGCTGACtcaaggaaaaggaaaaagctgcacATCATGCCACCATCTGAAGAAACTCAAGAACAGATatgaaacaaagtcattgatGTCTGTCAGTCTCAAAGCCACTTCTAAGGCTTTGAGACTTCAGTGAACCATGGAGAGAGCCATGACTAATAGATGGAGAAAACTTTGATAAGTGGTAAGCCTTCCCATGAGTGGCCAGCCTACCAAAATAgatgactcatccaggaggtcacaaaagaactcagaacaacatctaaagaactgcttgaaccatgaattctgctctctaccaggaAAAACGTGTCCAGCCGACTGTTTGTACCCTGAAACTCACGCACACCTGGATCATGCGGTAGGACAATGATCCAACACACACCAGACCAAAAAgacaataaatgaataaataaatgaaaaaaaaaacctctgaagTGGCCCAAGTCTGGACTTAAAACCTATTAAGTTGCTTTGGCACAACCTTAAACAGGCCGTTCATGCTCAAAAACCTCCCAGGTGGATAATTTAAAGCAATTCTTTAAAGTGTGGGTCAAAATgtctccacagtgatgtgaaagactcattgccaatTATCACAAAAGCTTCACTGGAGTTCTCTGCTGCCAAGAGTGGCACAACCAGCTATTAGACTtagggggcaattactttttgaGATAGGGCCAGGCCAGTACAAAACCTGCATTTTGTACTTAATTGTTTTATCTCTGTGTaacattaaaatttgtttgactGATTTTATGGTCACTGAAAGCGACTGCATTTATGAAGGCAGAGTCCAAAGCATGTCCTGCAAGGTGAATGGGGccagacacactcacactcctCGGTATCGCTGTCTGTTAAAGTCCAGACAATGATAATCCTGCCTCACTTAATAGTCAAAGATAAAAAGTCCTGAAAGTCTAAGATAAAAAGTGCAGCAGACCCAAGTGGATGATATGTTAAAATACCATACAAAAGGTTAAGTCACCCAATTTTGGTTTTCACTATCTGAATGGAGTTTAAAGAGATCATCTGggataaaaatgaatttttgaaaATAGCGGCAGCACCACCTCCTCGGCCAGAAATCTGAACAGCACCGAAAAAAGAGCAGCGTCGGGGACAAGGTTGTAAAAATTGTGAGACTTTGTTCTCACGATGTCCTGCATAAGAGATAAATATAAAGTCCAGCTTCTCATGTCAGATCAAGTCATTTtagaataaaatacattttgtggcATTAATCGCCATCATTTTAGTATAGAGTAATGCAGACAGAAGTAGACCTCTTCAGTCTGTGGAGACACTTGGATTATATACTTTGTGACTTTGAATGAGCTTTTTAAAGTTTAACAAATAAACCAGATGATgcaatttttaataaaataccaGGTGTATAGTTTGGTGTTCAGTCATATAGCAGTGGTAAAATGTCTGATTTGACTACTGTTAACACTTTCCTGTTGAGTTTATGAGTTGTCAAACACAAGTCATTAGCCAAAGATTTTattcactttgttttgtttcattttagtAAGAAAACTAGCTGCTGCAGGCCAGGTGTCTCCCCTGCTGgttattaaaaagaaagcagATTTAGGGTACTCCTGCTCAGCTTCATGTTTCAGACCCAGAAGCCATGATAATCTTTTATACTTTCCATAATTCACACTTTGCTGCAGCTAACTACCGTGTAAGATCCTTTCCTGtttcctttcactgtttgtcttTAAACACTTTGAAACGTGAACACAAGGATTTGTGGTTAACCAGCTTTCCCACctgaaaacacagcaaacaataATACAATAAGACAAAGGAAACCAATTTATGAGCATTATATGTGTAATTACAACATTCACagtacaaaacataaaaaagtttGGTGCATAACTTGTTGGACAAAGGGACAGTTTTTGTCAATTTGCCTTTAGACACCACTAAAGGTGATTTTAAATCAGCTTTGATTcataaagcttttattttaaaaaatgtattaaagcaTTAAAGTATTAGAATTAAGGTATGTAAAAAAGGCTGTCATATGAAAAAAATGAGATAAACCtgtcagagagacagagagcaagAACTAGGACTACTAGGAGTAGCCAAAACAAATGAATGGGCTGGTCAGCTCAGCAACCCCAAAAGACCTGAAAGACCACAGAATCAAGAGACGCCTTCATGAATGGAATTACAGAGTGTTTACGATGAGGTCCAAACCAGTTGTTAAACTCAAGAACTGGAAGGCCAAATTACAGAAGAGTCTGCACAGtccagaaataaaacaaaacaacaacaaaaacaaaaactttggacaaatgaaaaaaaaagaggatctTTATCAGAATGATGGagataaaaaaatacagtatgaagaagaagaaaaaaagctcaTGATCTGAAACATACCACATATAGGCAATGTTATGGCATAGGCATATATGGCTGCCAGTAGAACCAGGTCACTAGTGTTTTACTGGTGATGCAACTGCTGATAAGAGTAGCAGAATGAATTCGGAAGTGCACAGGGCTGTACTGCTCAGATccagccaaatgctgcaaaactgaccAGACAGCTCTGCACAATGCAAATGGGGAAAGACCCAAAGTATACTCCAAAAACAACCCAGGAATCAAGGTAACATATCTCAACCCAACTGAGCATGCTTTTTAGTTATTAAATACAGATTAAATCCACAAAGAACtacaaacaagcagcagctgACGGTTACTGCAGTAAAAGCTGAGCAGAGCATCTCAACGAACAGAGCATTTTATCATGTCAGTGCGTTCTAGACTTCAGACTTCTGACTGCAGCGTTCAAAACAATGCTCATATGTAAAATGTTGTCTGTCCAGTTAACCTTGAGCCTCTGAAAAAGGGGGAACTTTATATAAAAATGGGTGTGATACTTAAACAGGTAATGCAAgattttttatataaaatgtctTAATGTTGaaaatctgcacttcaatcacatattGGTTGTTCgctttaaaatccactgtggtggtgcacagaggcaaaattacaaaaattgtcTTTGTCTAACAATTGTGGCCTTAACTGTAAAAGGTGTGTGCAGGACCTAATGTCTTGTTGGTCAGTACAGCTTCACCTTGAGAAAAATGTATCACTGACCAGAGGGAAGAATGCAAAACATGTTAGATATGAAACAGATCTTAAGTCGGTCAGTAAGATCTTTCTCCCACAGACAGATTGTCTCAcattaatcacacacacactcttatgAGTCTGGCTCATCCTGTTGTTTTTAACACAGGGAACTCCCCATTGTCTTCCTTGAAGCATATTATTTGTATGCGTCGCTCTTGTTGACAAAGGAGGTCGATATATGGTTATTAATAGCAGGCTCGCTTTATGGAAAAGGGAAGCGTGAGGTCTTTGGATTCCACCATCTGCATTAAACAATACctcattcagcagcagctggcAAAGGGACATAGAAATTTACTGATGTTACGGCAGAACATTGGTGGAAATGaggattttctcttttttttctttcttttttttttggccgcTTCCTATTGGACACCAGTAAGTGCAGCTGCGAGCGGTTTCAGATCTGTGACAGGGAATAATCCCAGCATGAGAAATAAATAGCTTATACAAAAACATGCTACTCCACATTTCTTAAATATCTCTGCGCTGCAGATGTGCTGATATTCCTGTGCTGGATTAAGAAAAGCGTCATAACCGAGCTCAAGGGAGTCTTAAAGTTCATGCAAACTATGTGTTATAAGGAAATAGTGCAGTCATAAAAGTCAGTGACAAAAACTTGTAAGATTCATAGAAGTTGTGATTCTCTGAAGGTTTAATTGCTGGTGTAAATGTTAGTGAGTGAAtgtatggtgtgtgtgtgtgtgtgtgtgcgtgtgtgtgtgtgtgtgcgtgtgtgtgtgtgtgtgtgtgtgtgtgtgtgcgtgtgtgtgtgtgtgtgtgtctgattcTGCCTCTTAGTCTTGTTGTTAAAGGGTGTTGCACGCCACAGTAAATCCCAGAGGTTGTTAGCACGCCCAGCTGCTTGTGCAGGTCTCCATGTTTCTGTCAGCGAGGTTGTTCACTGCAAACTCTTTCGCCTCTGATTGAGGAAATCCTCTGACTGTTTGCTCTGTTTGCTGAAATGAAACATCCCAATGGTTCCGCCATCTCTCCCACAGGCCCTGTACACAGAGACTTTCCCATGAAGACCACGCATGTTTACTAGGGTTTGACAGATATATAGCTCTTTGATGGGCCATAACAGTACCGGTGATCCTGTGCTAGCAGGGGGTCACGTTATAGATTGATCTAAAATATCCTGTTTTAATTTATTCCACGATAACATTGTTCCTGAAACAGTaattaagaaagagaaagacacTTAAAACCAATCATATTATTCTTAGTTCAGTTAATTTTATTATCCAACAGGAgggaaaacactgaaacataaacacaataaaacacagcagGACAGCCGaatacatattacaaaacaaggtttatatgtaaaaacaacaaaaattatTAAATACATTGTATTTTGAAAACTTGCACCTAAAAACAGCCATTAATTTATGCGGTTAAAAGGTTATTTAGTGATTTTAAATGGTCTGCCTCACTGTTTTAGCCATGCGACAGGCTGGCAAattgtccagggtgtactctgcCTCTTGCCTTATGGTTGTCTCTAGCATGAATATATGCAACAAACATTTCACAATTCTAGGTCCTAAAATCAAGACAATAATCATTATATTAATTCTAaattaattgtgttttaaacacagtttttagAACCAAATGTGACTGCTTCATTGTTTTTTATGACTGTAATTTTGACCATAATTTATGAAATTAAACCTATGTTGTGCTCAGTAGGACTTGAAACTAGCAAatgagaccataaactcatcagaaaggtatttactgaggtcatagatGAAGAGAGCTAAAGGTCCATTTTCCTGTAGATGTCTGTGCAGTTACATTATTTCCAGTTATTGCCCCCCGCTTGATATTAGTAAGAATGAAGTTCTTACAGCCATTCTAGTGTAGATAAGGTTGTCTGAACCTGCTCCAAAGTGACTAACAAAGGTAAAATGTGAAACTAAAAACTCTGCAGTTTTATATTCAGCTTCCTTTTGCAACCTctaaatagcaaaaaaaaaaaaaaaaatcattctgtATAATTCTTTCATTTGGTCAAGTTGCCTTTAtttatataaagtttcataggtGCTACATGACAGAAGTTGATCCTCTGTCCTTTCCACATGAAGAAAATGATCAGTGATCATATgacaaaaagaacaaattaaaatcagtgataaaatgaaacatatGTCATGATAACCACAAATTTAACAGCAAGTATGGGATAACAAAAACAGGATAAACTAGGAAAACATACCAACAAGAAAAAATCACAAGGAATAAGCAATAAAACCAAACTTAAAAGGGAAGATAGTGAAATAGTGTGACAGAATTTATTGCgggaaactgagaaaatgtatctacatgaacacaaacactTCCTCTAAACATCCAATAATGAACGCTTCCACATGGTggggaagattttttttttcctcccgtTTGATCTGGAtaatgtcttgttttgttttggtcagTTCATCTGTAACTGACTGAAATAAATCCTGTCTTTGTGAGGCACAACACGCTGCAGAGCTGCATCATGCTGCCTGTTCAATTGTTTATTTAAGGAAGCAAAAACCCCTCaagtctgtgctgctggattcTCACCTCAAGCCCTGAGCTTTGGCAGCCTGCTGACTGCCAAAGCTTGATTGTCCGAGCCTGAAACAGAACAGAGCAGTGTTAAGACGGTGTGCATTGTTCCCTAATTTCTTCTCTGGGATTTCCTTTTACCAGCTCTCCCCGCCCACCCTTCACTCTCCATCATCCTCCCTCTCCTTCTGAAGGCCTTGCCAAGTTATCTGGCACATAAAAAACAATTGTTCTTGCATGTTTGAGGAGACACAACTGTCTCCTCGCATTGGCGAGCTTCTCCCCCGTCGAAGCTCAGCTGACGGTCAAACAGACAGacttcctctccctcctcttcctcctttttgGGAAAACGTTCATGTTCAGTAAAATCAGAAGAAAGGTATCTGAGCCTGGAACCACTAAGTGACTCACAACTATCAATATCTTTGACATGCAGGTGGAGCCAGGGGCCATCTCTCCAGCCAGCGAGTGTTTGAAACATGCTGAAGCAGACTCTGAGAGCAAAAGCCATTAAAATATTACCATGTGCAGGTTTATGTCTAACAACAGCTCTCTGGCAAGACTACAAAATGATGAAGATAAGCACCCATGTGGGAATCAGTCCTGGGCTCCCAGATGATGCTGAAAAATGCTTTACATCCTTCCTGTTTCTGGATCATctattttaacttttttctattttatgttAGTGAGGCAAGGACAGGAACACTTTGAGCTGCCGGAACCGTGATTTGTGTCTCATTTGCAAAGGTGTTTTCATAGACCGAGCTCAGTTGTACTCATTAAATTGTGCTTCCAAAATGTGCCACTTCCTCTTCATAAGTAACTGTCAATCACCAAGAAGAACAATGAGATCTAAAATGACACCAGTTTTTCTCTACTTTTATTCATGAATAACTCTATACCATCTATCTGTAGTGTACAATAAAGCACTGAGCTTCTCAATGAGAATTACAAAGAAACACATTGTACACACACAGTGCAGTTGAAGCTTTGCATTTTATTGCacaattaaacattattgtaGCATCTCATACCCAAGTCATGCAACACTTATTTGGGGAGGTCCAAAACGCTTTCGCTTGAAAGTTTGGAAAAATAACCAATGAGTAATATGTGAAACATCCAGTATCCAGTTGgctatacatacatacaaaaaaagaaaaatataaaaccttCCTTCAATGAAGATACATGATACAGCAGAAAAAATTTACCTAATTTAGTAGAAAATGCTCTGTTCTAGTAGTTTTAGGTAAGACAGCAGAGCTCCATCTATTATCGTCATGTCACAGAACATAAAACTGGCAGGAGGAGGTGGAACTGCCGTCTGGCTTCATTTAAGCTCCGCTAAAATTCTCTGCTGGGACTGGGATGTCCaaggaggaggaaaaacttACCAAAGTGAAGCGGTAAACCTTTGCAGTGATCTCCAGGTGGATCCTCTGGACGCTCGcctgtcagacatgttaaacaGATCCAGACTGATTTTTACTGACTTTACTTGAGTTCTTTGTTCCTGCCCTTTCCTTCTGATCATCTCcgccatctttttttttaacctttcatCTTAGTAAAAAATTGTTGATTTGATTGAACACTCAGTATTTTGTTTGCTCATTCTGAAAAGCATCACTGGAGATCCGTACATCTGGGTCCCAGTGCCGGATGATGTCAAGACTGGCGATGACCCAAAGCCCCGCCGCACAGAGAGTTCCTCAGAGAGGTCGGCTGCGTGTTGTTTTCCCTTCCTCTGCCTACGTGACATCTTCCTGCCGGGGGGAGCCTCGGGGAGCCATCTGAGGAGGCCCAGTCCCTGAGTGAGGAGGACAAATTCGACTTATCCTGACAGAGCAGGTGGGGGAGGGACGGCAAAGGAAACTCAGACCCCCAGCATGCACCTTTAGCTGCCTTAAAATTAACTTTCCATACAGCCTCCTGTTTCACCAGGGAGCCTTCTTCTGTCATTCGGAGGACTGAGTTTGCAGTCTTACTCAAAGAGATGCCAGAAGGGAACTTGGGCTCAGCTGTGTGTCGCTGAGCTGCAATCTGCCTGTTACAGCTTTCATTGCAGACTGGAGAAGAGGCCCACAGAGACAGGGCGGCTTTTGCTTTGCAGCATTATGAAATACAGACACAtggcaaattaaaggaaaaacttgAACCCTTGACCCCTACAGTTAGGGGATCTTTTTT from the Pelmatolapia mariae isolate MD_Pm_ZW linkage group LG20, Pm_UMD_F_2, whole genome shotgun sequence genome contains:
- the LOC134619469 gene encoding uncharacterized protein LOC134619469; this encodes MCRLTLLIKLLLLHYASQSKIDIKRSCNEDVSLECPVAEKSNFLSVAWYKVNNGNKHGIIRRGKDEEPMYYNFSREVTFGEKQNLLLRKVLPADSGDYECVISANVGGQNHNHKVSLIVDECVPTAPLTTLNYLNTTLTTPTSPPCQTQVLDLPVTWSTAGYAAVALAKIVLSLIVIWIIHLRSSRQRYNRWHS